The following coding sequences lie in one Spinacia oleracea cultivar Varoflay chromosome 1, BTI_SOV_V1, whole genome shotgun sequence genomic window:
- the LOC110795512 gene encoding serine/threonine-protein kinase GRIK2-like yields the protein MKIVSYPNIVNLIEVINDPDTDHFYMVEYVEGKWDCEGVGPPGGLGEAIMRQYLRDIVSGLMYLHSHNIVHMDIKTQNLLVSRNGTVKIANFSVSQVFEMESCFLKLIECSELEDILYGQYCQSINLKITCKSSGKKWRILRPIFAGNW from the exons ATGAAAATTGTAAGCTATCCCAACATAGTCAATCTTATCGAGGTGATTAATGATCCAGACACAGATCACTTCTATATGG TTGAGTATGTGGAGGGCAAATGGGATTGTGAGGGTGTTGGACCACCTGGTGGCTTAGGGGAAGCTATCATGAGACAATATTTACGAGATATTGTTTCTGGGTTAATGTATCTTCATTCACAT AATATAGTGCATATGGACATAAAGACTCAAAATCTTTTGGTTTCGCGTAATGGCACTGTAAAGATTGCAAATTTCAGTGTCAGCCAAGTTTTTGAG ATGGAATCTTGCTTCTTGAAGCTAATAGAATGTTCAGAGCTGGAGGATATTTTGTATGGGCAGTATTGCCAGTCTATAAACTTGAAGATAACTTGCAAAAGCAGTGGAAAG AAATGGAGAATCTTACGTCCCATATTTGCTGGGAACTGGTAA